From one Excalfactoria chinensis isolate bCotChi1 chromosome 9, bCotChi1.hap2, whole genome shotgun sequence genomic stretch:
- the TMEM207 gene encoding transmembrane protein 207, with amino-acid sequence MQRPRVLCFTSWIMEAGVLYFIFFQPAGSKSNCEPGERCVRQNDENFSSWYVWFLTLFLLALLLSCGICCCLQFWLKRRSSLQPRTLAIFALSSSDAFCASEAPYCPFSRSPSTCMNVERSSPALQLSPGGTELPPSYEDIMKENKL; translated from the exons ATGCAGAGACCCAgagttttgtgttttacttCATGGATCATGGAAGCCGGAGTTCTGTATTTTATCTTCTTCCAG CCAGCAGGCTCCAAGTCCAACTGTGAGCCTGGCGAGAG GTGCGTCAGGCAGAACGATGAAAACTTTAGCAGCTGGTACGTGTG GTTCCTAACACTGTTTCTCCTGGCCCTGCTCCTGTCCTGTgggatctgctgctgcctgcagttctGGCTGAAGCGGCGGAGCAGCCTCCAACCACGCACTCTGGCCATCTTTGCACTCAGCAGCTCGGATGCTTTCTGTG CAAGCGAAGCCCCTTACTGCCCATTCTCCAGATCTCCAAGCACCTGCATGAATGTGGAGAGGTCctctcctgccctgcagctcagccctgggggGACTGAATTGCCTCCATCTTATGAGGAcataatgaaggaaaataaactctAG